The DNA window GTGAACCATCTGAAGCACAACCAGATTACTCAACCAGGTAACTGTTAAGTGATAGTTTAATTGTTCCCAGCTGAATTTGTTCTCTCTCACCTTAAAATAGTTAGGATCAAGTGAATATTGATTGCTCTTTCTGGTAATATTTATTGTTTTGAATTATTGGTCCCTTAGTAATATCATGCTGTTGGGATATTTTTTCCAGATAGCATCATATTTGCAATAATCTCTgcaattttaaacatttaatgaaTGCAGGATCAAAGATATCCTTGAAAAGTCACAAGAACCAAACTGCAACAAAACATAGTTCTTCGCAACCAACTTGCCATCCAGAACTAAATTCTGTAAGAACCTAACTGCTTCTTACAGCTCTGTGATTCTGACTAGTTATATCCAACTCATTGAGCCAGTTTACTTCGTTGGACCTTTCACCACTTGTGACGGTGATGAGTATGTATCATATCCTACATTAATTGTTTACACCGTTAACTTGAGATTTCACAGGGTACCTCATCAGTCAATAGATATTCGTCAGCCAATACAAGTCTACAACTGGGTGACAAAGCTTGTAATTCTGGTTCAAAAAACATTGCAGCTAATGTTAATCCATCCGGAATGCTGCATTCATCTGAGAGTTGGGATCAATTTGCAACTTTTTCTGCCTCCTCCTCTCAAATTGCTCAAAGTAGTGGAAGGATTACACATCTTTCCCAGAATCAAAATATGAAACCGTCAGGTTTGCGAATGCCATCACCATCATTATCTTTCTTTTGTCAGGTAACTCAATTTTGATTCATTAAGTAGACTTTTATAAGTTGAATACAGAAGGATTCCACATTTCTAATATTTCGAGGATCTGATTCTGGTGCAGCCTAAATCTTCTGCGTCGAACAGCTTGTCTTCAAGAGATGCAGACATCGATGCTCGTGGGTCTCAAAAACCTGGAAATTCAAGGTTGCGAGACAAAATGATTAGAATTCCGGAAATTGTTAATAACATCACAGAGAGCATTAAGAGCAATAGCACATCCATATGCCCCAGATCGCGACGTTTTATGCCATCCACTGCCGATGTTTTATGTGATgctttgaatattgaaaaaatgTGTGATAAGTCTgttgatggacaaactgatgaAAAAGGAAACAACAGAACTATATCTCTGGAGAATGTGGATTTCCTGAAGGTTGATTATGAAATTCGGCCACAAATTGACAATTGTGAACTGGAGATAAATGATGAGAATTTTCAGGTGGTTAATCGCAGTTGTACAGTAGAAAGTCTATCACGTGGAAGTGGATGGAGAAATCTAGAAACGACTGCAGAAGATAACAATGAGATCCACAAATCTGATGGAAAGAAGGCTGTTGATGAAGCATGTCAAGAACGAATTACATTTGATGTTTCCACCACAAATTCTGATGCCGATTTTGGAACACATCTTGAAGATGAAACTTATTACAAAGGGCAGAAATCTAAAATGATGCAAGGGGGCTGTAAAGATACCTGTAAGCCCGATTGTTGTAAGCCATTTGTGGCACTGATTGATGAGCTTGAGTATCCTCCCATTGAGATTGATAAGAGATGTGTTGAGACAATGGAAAGAGCTATTGAGCTTGTTGGATTGTCGGGATTACAGAGGTCTAGCTGTGATGAAGGGGCAACCTCTGAAGCTTTGAAACACAGACCAACCAATGTCAGAAGTTCAGATTTTGGGTCTGACTGTCAGGATAAAAAAGCCGATTCTATAGATGTAATAGATGATAAATTACAAGCTGGAGAGGCAAATATTCAGGACACTATATTTGCATTACCTATTCCAGATTCCAAGAATAAGGTCAATCTTGTTCCCGAGGTTGGTGATGACATCAAAGAGAGTGGAAAAGTTTCGTTGATTCAAGATGATTGTCTTAGAGTGGAACTGGACTCACCAATAACTGATGAATATAATACAAGTGGTGGATTGTTTTCTGAGAAGCGAACATATTTTCGAAAGCCTCAACAAGAAGAAATTGTCGAGACACATCCATCAGTTGGCCTGGACAGAAATGATAGAAACAATCTGAATGAAACTAATATGGACAGCCATCAAACTCTGGTTGAAAAGCATGATTGCAATTCGGATAAAGTTGAAGTGATCGAACAATCACTTACAGATGCGGAGGTAGATTTTGTTGGCAATTCCCCGACATTAATCCACAAAACTTCCAATCTGGATGGTATATATGTGTGTAAAGCTAGCTACTTTGAACTTGACATTCCTTCTAGGGAAACAATGCAATCAGAGGTTTCTGCGAATGGGTCAGGGGATGATGGCAACTATTTGAGGAATGGTAAATCAGAAAAAGTTTTGTTGCTTGATCCTGCGAATGGAAACATGTCAGAGGCTCTTTATCTGGACAATGGGACCTTGGAgatagacctttgcagttcatTTCCTAAAACCAATGATCATGAAGTTTCCAAAAATATGTATAATGAGGTGACAAAGGCAATGCCATTGATAAAAGATGATTGTCAAATGAATCGGAAAGGTTCCAGTTTGTCACCACAGGAAGGTGGATTTGACATAGATAACCAGAGAAATATCTCAGATTCAAGGAATATGCTTGCACAGCCACCAGAGACgaataaattaaatgaatgctGCATTGAACGTTGGGAGCATTTGGAATTGCCAAAATTTAGAAGTGGAGAGGAAAAAATATCATGCACTAATGATGGATTGCATATAAAAAATCTTTTGCAAAATCAAAGGACTGCTTCTGATGAGTCCCTTGAAGATGATTCATTGGGCAGTATATTTGCGACTGTTGCTGGGTCAAATGTCATGCATTTCGGTGCTGTGAAAAACACCAGTATTTCTGCTAAAGAATTATCCTTAAAATCTGAATGTTGCAATGTTTCTGATGGAACTGGTGGTCGGTCATCTTTTGTGGATGCAATAACAGATCCTGCAAGCATCGAACCTTTTTCAGATGACAATACCATTGAATTTCACCAAGAAACTATTAATTCTATTCATGAATCACGTCCTAACTCAGGCCATGATAAGGCTAAATCTGCATTAGCAACAAAGTAAGCATTAATAGCCAATTCTTTTCTTTATTAAATTCGTCTTCTTTGCACAATTAAATGTTTTCATCATGTCTCTTTCACAGCAACAATAAATATGGGGTTGGACATAGTGGAAAAAGTCATCCCTGTATTCTTTCGCCAAGTACTATTGCATTTTCTGATGAATGGTTGGCTGCCATTGAAGCAGCAGGAGAGGTAAGTTTATGCCGTCATTTGTTTTTCAGACATTTCTGATATACATAAAGTAGATGCATTTTGTCTCCAAAATGTTACCAACTTTTCCTTCTGCTGGAGAAATGGTTTTAgatgcaattttttattttcaattgtGCTAAATTGCTTTACAATCTTGTCTACCATATCCATGAGAGTTTTTTTAATGATGATCCAATTTTCGTTTTAAGAGATAAAATCCATGTTACATCTTAATCGGTTGGTGTCGTTTTCAGTTTGTCACTTTAGATCCTTTAGTACAACTCCTGTTTCCTACACGAATTCACAGTTTATTTATAATGTATGATTTATCTTATCCTTGTTCGTAGCAGCTCCTTTTTCCTTTCTAGTTTTGTTCTCTTCTTATCATTGAATGTTTAACTCTGCCGCCTGGCTTTGGCGAGGGCTGTAATAagtaaataacaaaaaaaaggtTATACTGACTTTTCAAGAAACGAAAATAAAACCAAACTTCTTTTGTTGCATGGAGCCTTGGAGGGAGTATGTTATTGTCTAAAGGATACTATTATCGAACTCATTCTAAGTCGATATAAGTTATCATCTGCATATACTGGGCCAGAATTATCAAGTTCTGCTTTCTTCTTTATCACTGAGATAATTCATTCGCTAAGCTTCATTGACAATTAAAAACAATTGTTGTTTCATAAGTGTAATGGACACGTTTCATTTCTACAAAGCTGGCTGGTTGTTAAGCAGGCCATCAAAACTTCAGGCCCCAATAGTCAGTAACATGTGCGGTCAAAATTATGCTTGTAGATGGGTATGAATTTTGTGTCAGACTTAGTCAGTCACACTACATATCGAGGGTTATAGGATGCCAAAATATTCGTGTTTGTTTTATTTACCATGCTTATTCACTCCGTGGCAATTTTGCACATTCTTAATGGGGAGCTCTTTGCCTTTGGGGCTTCTTTTGCTTTTACATTCTTATTGTTCACTAAATTTGCGGTCTATGTCTATCTGATTGGTTTAAAGCATTTTTTTCACCTGCTtgctttttttatatatttttctgaAATCTAAGTTAGATTTTTAAGTCAATTGACTATGTTCTTTGGAATGGCATATGAAAATATGAACATGAAAAGAATACACTTGTATTGGTTTTAATTACCAACTCATCAAATATATTATCACAAGACAGTTGAGCAATGCCAGTGCTCAACTTAAGTTTGCTAAAAAATTGTACTGAAGCTCCTTTGATATGCATTTCTCTTCATTCATGAGGGACATTATCAATTGACTAAAAATGGAAATTTCTACAGCAAATCCTCACCAAGAAGGGTGGGGCTGTACAAAATTCACCCCCCGATAAACTTCTTCCTGAGCCAAGCCCATGGTCTCCGGTATGCCTTGAACTTTATCTTCTCAGTTTTGAATGTGTATATCATGTTGTGCTACTTAATATATGCTGCTTCTGTAGAtgtaaaagggaaaaaaaaactTGTCATATATCAGATCATAATTTGGAAGTTAGCTCTCTTTCTTTTGCTCATCACTTTATCTCTCTTGGTGAGTGTAGTTGATTAGGAAATTTAGATGATGAACCCCTATTATCGATCTGAAACCTTATGTTATGGTGTTAAAAAAAAGACAGAAAAGATGTGCTAATCTTTTTTCCTACAGTTTCCCTTTCCTCTTTACTCTCTGAACTAAAAGGTTTATCATATTTGTTCGTCAAATTTGCTTTGCTTACCGTGCAAGTCTAATGCACATTGATTTTTTTATCAACCTAGTTTGGTTAATCATGGATCAGCTCATAGCTTTCTTCCATGTATTACGTCTGTATGATATATTACCTTTCTTTCTTGGCTCAGTGTTCTCATATATTCTTGTCACACTTTTCAGAAAAGGTTTCAACACTCTATCTTAGAATCACAGTTTTTCCATCTGCCTCTCCTAATCTATCTAGCTTTCCCTTTGCCTCTTCTATCAGGGGCAGTATGCATGGCCTCCTTTTCTATCTTAGAATCTCCACTCCTCAAGCAACACAACTACGATAGAATGTCTTATTTTGACAGTTCTTTTTTCAAGTTTGATATTAATgcccaaaataattattttagtttGCAATAGCATTATTGCATATTTTCCAAGGCTATCATTTTcccattattttttaaaaaacttaaaAGTGAGAGGAGAACCTTCCTTCTGCTACAGTTAATGTCGACAAAAACTTTATCATAATCGGAGATATTGTTCTGGCTTCTCAGTTATATAATTAGTTGTGCTTTCTGCTTGATTCCCTTTTATCTTTACTTATGCCCCTGCCTAGCTGGGCTAGTTGTGaaatttatttgtttaaaaCCAAAATGCACTACTCAAGTTTAGCTTGTTTGGGATGACATCTGTAAAGGAACACTCTTTAGTGATGGGAGAGTTTTCCTTGTACAAGTAAAGAAGGCGGCGAAAATGAAATACATAGCAATTGATTCTGTGACTTGGCCTCAACATGCCATCATCTCGATTTTCCATAATATAGAATCATCTTCTTTGGACTTTCAGGTCAAAAAGAACAATCAGATCGGACCATTTGACTGCACAAAATTCAGCAACAATCTGCACTGACCCTAAACAATCAACTACGAACATCCTTGTTCTTCATTGTAACTACTGTTCTAATCTAGACTGACTTAGTAGGGCAGTTAATTACGACCAACATATGCTACCTTACAAAGAATAAGAAATCTTTCTATTCTTTTGTTCAATTATTACCAATAATGCTTGATTCCACTATTAAACTCAAAGGATATATATGCAATATCTTGTTGCTTTGTGATCTCGGTTAGTGCTCAATATGAGTGTTGTATTTGGTTATGTTCATGGACATTACAATTTTGTTTTTCTAGCGCCCCTTCTAAACTGGTGCTAGAAGCTAGAACGTGGTGGACCTTTAGGCCTCGATGAGTTGTGGGGTTCTCCTACTGCTATACAGACACCACATATAGTTAATTAATTCGATAGAGCCAATAGTCACAGTAGAGGGGTACTTTACAAAAGGTAAAAAGAAGGAACGTGAATGTGAAAAATGAATTTCTCATCTATTGATTCATCTGTCGCCCGTTTTACAATTTAAAAGAAATATGGAAAACATTAagttaatataaatatatactgCCAAAATTAATTTGATATAATATCTTTTTTTGTTCTATTTTCCATGCGACCCAGTGCTACTTCAATCTCCTTTAGTAGTGCACTACTTTTTTCAAGTGGAAACTAGCGCGACACCATCCGTAGGCCTCCATTATCTCACAGTGGTATCTTACGTGTAATACATCAATCTGTTCACCTTTTGTATCCTTGCTAGCACCGATTGAGGACCCTATTGCATTCTAACATTACTGCTGGTGGTCAGGATGCAATGTTCCTCACCCAACCAACAATCCATACATTACCCAACTTTAATGAACTTAGCATGgttgtcatttttttttaaaaaaatgaaagaaataCATTTTTTATCCTGTAATTGCACATTTTCTATTTCCAGTCTTGTTATATCAAAATTTGTAGTATTTATGCACTAACttgcaaaaaaaaatttctctctttttttggtTGGAACCCTGCCTAACCACTGGAAAATACTTAGCTTTCGATAGGATGTGCTGACATAGGATTTAAAATTGGAATCTTGATTTTTTGGAATAAAGATCAAAAAATCAAGATAGCATAAATCCACTTCATTAAACccacaaaaataataaaattcaccCACACTTATTTTTCCCACACCCTCCAAATCATCGTTTACAAAAGAAACACAAGTTTGATGTCCCCACCAACACtaaggtttttttttaaaaaatatataaattacttatttaaaatcatatattttaatttttttaaaaagaatccGTCTTTCAAATTTGCTGGTGGTTGGCTTGAAAATTTCTGTTCTTATCGTTCTTCATTCAATGCTTACTTATAAAGATGAGCATGGTTGAGGATTTAATCCTTGCATCACGATGCGTATCATCCTTGGAAGAAAATGCTGGCATGTGAAACTTAGAAAAAGATAGTTCTTAGAATTGAAATAAATTTATGTGGTCTTTGCTCGAAAATTATCaagataaatgaaaaatcaCAGTTTCTCCAGTTTCAACTGAGAAAAATACGCTTAGTTTTTGCTTTCATAAAGAGTGTCAAAAAATCATTAAGAAATGGATAGAATTGAAACAATAATAGATTGTTTGGTGATAGGACATCGAGTATTTTGTTCTAATATTGATTTTTTCACTTAGACAATGTCTATTTTTTAGTCATCTAACTAGGTTCTTTTGATCGATTTTagtttttcatcaaaatcatacAACTACATAGTTAATATATttgttaaaatttataattacatTCACGTGCATATctcgaaaaaaattaaaaaacgaTACTTACGAaaatttaacaataaaattGATCATTTAATTACATTTGTCAATTTGATCTCCATTCATTAATCCATTTCCAGGGAATCACTCGATAAACAATAGTGACATGAAGTAAATATAAGCTATTGTCCTGCGATTTTTCATCGAATAAAATTCATCGATTATTGAATCAGTATCTATTCTTGCACTAAATTTTCTTTCAATGTAGATAATCATATAATCTGTCAATAACTCTTCTTTCATCTTATTCCAGAGTGAGGTCTTAAGAAATTTCATAGCTGAGAATGATCGTTCAGTTGTTGCCGTAAAAACATTAAGCGTTAAAACaagacaaatcaaatctttaaaaaaaaatttaccggAGCAGCGAGGCAAGCATGCTAGGGCGGAAGATTCTCCTCGTCATAGTGCTCCGGGTGAAATTTTCTGCTTGAAACTCACGTTGCGGAGGAAAAACAGAAAATCcactaaaaatatatatcatacAGAAGTTAATCTCAACTCTATATATACATACCAAAAATCTAATCTTCTATGACTTCATCACTACATAAGCTGAAAAATAACTACAAACTCAACCAAGTCATAGTTTGAATCTTTCTAGATAATAAACGGAATAAACTAATTAAGTAGCAAAAAACAATCATTTCACCTCGTGCAAACTCAATCGAGGCCCGCTGCCGCATAAGCTTTTTCAAATCTCTTACCATAAATTCCTTTCAAATCCTCATTCTCATAACTTTTTTCAACTCGAGGTCATTATTTACAATACTACAGTTGATAGAGTAATTTCTTTTATAATTAAATggattgaaaataattttagtggactaaattataaatataattattttattaactaAACAAAACTTTAATGTCGAATAAAATTAGATATATACTATAAttactaatatttttttttgtggcTCCTCCTTGTCCATTTCCCACTACTGACTTTGTAGGTGGTGGGAATGGGCGGCAACTTCACGTCTCTTTTGACTCGACAAGGGCGGAAACCGCCATGCTGGCGACATAAATCGCATGTCAAATTCTTGCTCCGTATCTTCTTCCACAGAGGCCAAATATAATGATCACACACAAGTAAGCACATGGCATGCAGTGGAAACCAAAGGAATGACCAGGATGGATCCTGTAGGTATTTGGAAATGGCGGGACAGGTTTATGTCCACGTTTAAAGCCTGCAGAACCGAAGGGTGGCTTGAATTCCAATTGGGTCGCCTAGAAATATGCTGGTTAACCACAGTGGGATGATTCTGATTATGCATTTCAGGTCTTCAAGCTGTTTCCAATAATGCCGTTGGGTAGTATGTCTCCTTCATTCGAATCAATATTTTCAAGAAAAGTGAGAATCTATGCTCATGTGCTTTACATCAACATCATATTGTCTTTTGAGTCTGAGTTTTGTTACAATTAGATcacatatgtaattttttttataagatttGAGATTCAGATGTGAGATAAACCGTAACTCATGGACAAAAGACAAAAAAATTGGTAGAACGTATTTTTCCAAATTTAAAAGTgaaaaaaatcatttacaacATTCTCTATATATTCCACTATTAATAATTGGTTTAATTATTGTGTGGGATATCTATGATCGAGAATACGATAAGGTTGTCGATCCCGCAAACGCAGCTGTTTAATTATTTCAACATATGGAGAGAAGAGTGATAGAAGAGACATGAAATGCGTTTATGGAGATGATGAAAGGGGAGAAGAAACCTAAGGATCAAGAGAAAAGGGTAGTTTTCCAGCCGCCTCGTTTGCGGCCATAGGCGGTGGATGGTGACGGTGCTTCTCCATCTCCGGTGAATGTACTCCATATATATGATCCTACAGCGCTACAAAAATTAGCGCACGCGGATTCCATCTTCgtgtaaaacataaattattgTGTAGTCATAGTTTGAGTGAATATATATGAGTGGGAAAGTAGGTTTGCAGTTCAAAAGCGGGTCGTGAGAGTATGTCGAAAATTGAACGAATGGAATGAGTGAAATTTTGTGATTTAGGTAAAATATAAAAGgtaaaaatttgtatgagacgatctcattcTCAcaagtcatattttgtgagacggatctcttatttgtgtcatccatgaaaaagtattactttttatgctaagagtattactttttattgtgaatatcggtagggttttccgtctcatagataaaaatttgtgagattGTCTCAAAGTGTATGAACTTTTTAAACCGTATACAAAAAAAAGAGTCCTAAGCAAATTCCTTAATTACAAAGTGGGGGAGTTCTgcttattaaataataataaaagtaataatatCTCCCATGCATACGCACAGACCACAAAATAGGATGTAATATGACTGTAATGCTTAGTGACTGTAATGCTTAGTTTCGTATACGAGATGAGAGagaaattgataaataatctttCTTATCTCACGTTTGGTACATTTTTAGAAAGTCTATGATCCCTTGATAAATAAGTTATACACCTATCGTGTATACACCTATCTCACGTAACGCATAGTTCGAGGATTTTTTATATGTTATATACTTATCGTGTATATTTGTACGAGCATCGATGATGTGATATCGACCTATTAAATGTGATGAAACATAGAAAAATTGAACATTCAATAAGTGAGTATCATATTATCAGTTCTTATATAAGTGTGTATGATGAGTatgaaacatatcaaaactattaatTTTGATAGCTCGATATGAGTCAATTTTCCTGGATCGGCCAATGTTTGGACCCAACTTATCCAAAAGTAGTTCGATTCGCGAAGCAAAAGTATTAATAACTAGAATGATATATTGAAAGAGTAGTAGTCCAATGCATCATGGATGACATGAATCAACCCAAGGAAATACCGAAATGGCAGCTTTGAAAGCAATTAGTGGCCAACGATAAGGTTGCATGTTTTATTTAGTCCCTTCCAACTAATGGAATTGAACCCTCTGCGTTAATTTATTGCATATTAGATACAATCACAATCCTTGGTTGATGAGGATTTCTATTAAttcactattattattattattattattttgaaaaaatcgACAATTCTATTCTGTTTAtctaaaattaaagaaaataaaattttctacgAATATCTTCAAAATTGCCGAGAATGTTTTTTCAACAACTTGCTTGCATTTGTAAAACATTGCATGTATCATAAATTTTAATCCAATGCACTAAAATTAGGttctttatattatattttatatatatatatatatatatatatatatatatatatatatatatatatatatatatatatatatatatatatatatatatatatatatatataaaccctTGGAATTAATGACTCGGTTGGATCCAATCCATGATTTTATATTTCGTTTTTTTCCGATACTAATAGTAGGCAGAAAAAATGCAATACTCTGCAaccttatttatatttttttaaggaGAAGGATGACCAAGAGTCACTGAATTCTGCTAAA is part of the Primulina eburnea isolate SZY01 chromosome 1, ASM2296580v1, whole genome shotgun sequence genome and encodes:
- the LOC140835189 gene encoding uncharacterized protein isoform X4 codes for the protein MEPLQMKRKKRGGGYNLRKSLAWDRAFFTEEGVLDPLELSMITGASRRELPVIDEGAPGGSQPTTEPLDLQQHENYQLKVLKNEGLSEERIRDCFSAKAHSSSSKLASHKVSTRFGRKSVSRYGESPHPVPSSLKRPATVNAGKAAAKGLKLPKVPGSVTCFSSIRATKSSTLRVNHLKHNQITQPGSKISLKSHKNQTATKHSSSQPTCHPELNSGTSSVNRYSSANTSLQLGDKACNSGSKNIAANVNPSGMLHSSESWDQFATFSASSSQIAQSSGRITHLSQNQNMKPSGLRMPSPSLSFFCQPKSSASNSLSSRDADIDARGSQKPGNSRLRDKMIRIPEIVNNITESIKSNSTSICPRSRRFMPSTADVLCDALNIEKMCDKSVDGQTDEKGNNRTISLENVDFLKVDYEIRPQIDNCELEINDENFQVVNRSCTVESLSRGSGWRNLETTAEDNNEIHKSDGKKAVDEACQERITFDVSTTNSDADFGTHLEDETYYKGQKSKMMQGGCKDTCKPDCCKPFVALIDELEYPPIEIDKRCVETMERAIELVGLSGLQRSSCDEGATSEALKHRPTNVRSSDFGSDCQDKKADSIDVIDDKLQAGEANIQDTIFALPIPDSKNKVNLVPEVGDDIKESGKVSLIQDDCLRVELDSPITDEYNTSGGLFSEKRTYFRKPQQEEIVETHPSVGLDRNDRNNLNETNMDSHQTLVEKHDCNSDKVEVIEQSLTDAEVDFVGNSPTLIHKTSNLDGIYVCKASYFELDIPSRETMQSEVSANGSGDDGNYLRNGKSEKVLLLDPANGNMSEALYLDNGTLEIDLCSSFPKTNDHEVSKNMYNEVTKAMPLIKDDCQMNRKGSSLSPQEGGFDIDNQRNISDSRNMLAQPPETNKLNECCIERWEHLELPKFRSGEEKISCTNDGLHIKNLLQNQRTASDESLEDDSLGSIFATVAGSNVMHFGAVKNTSISAKELSLKSECCNVSDGTGGRSSFVDAITDPASIEPFSDDNTIEFHQETINSIHESRPNSGHDKAKSALATNNNKYGVGHSGKSHPCILSPSTIAFSDEWLAAIEAAGEQILTKKGGAVQNSPPDKLLPEPSPWSPVKKNNQIGPFDCTKFSNNLH
- the LOC140835189 gene encoding uncharacterized protein isoform X5 — protein: MKALQASHKVSTRFGRKSVSRYGESPHPVPSSLKRPATVNAGKAAAKGLKLPKVPGSVTCFSSIRATKSSTLRVNHLKHNQITQPGSKISLKSHKNQTATKHSSSQPTCHPELNSGTSSVNRYSSANTSLQLGDKACNSGSKNIAANVNPSGMLHSSESWDQFATFSASSSQIAQSSGRITHLSQNQNMKPSGLRMPSPSLSFFCQPKSSASNSLSSRDADIDARGSQKPGNSRLRDKMIRIPEIVNNITESIKSNSTSICPRSRRFMPSTADVLCDALNIEKMCDKSVDGQTDEKGNNRTISLENVDFLKVDYEIRPQIDNCELEINDENFQVVNRSCTVESLSRGSGWRNLETTAEDNNEIHKSDGKKAVDEACQERITFDVSTTNSDADFGTHLEDETYYKGQKSKMMQGGCKDTCKPDCCKPFVALIDELEYPPIEIDKRCVETMERAIELVGLSGLQRSSCDEGATSEALKHRPTNVRSSDFGSDCQDKKADSIDVIDDKLQAGEANIQDTIFALPIPDSKNKVNLVPEVGDDIKESGKVSLIQDDCLRVELDSPITDEYNTSGGLFSEKRTYFRKPQQEEIVETHPSVGLDRNDRNNLNETNMDSHQTLVEKHDCNSDKVEVIEQSLTDAEVDFVGNSPTLIHKTSNLDGIYVCKASYFELDIPSRETMQSEVSANGSGDDGNYLRNGKSEKVLLLDPANGNMSEALYLDNGTLEIDLCSSFPKTNDHEVSKNMYNEVTKAMPLIKDDCQMNRKGSSLSPQEGGFDIDNQRNISDSRNMLAQPPETNKLNECCIERWEHLELPKFRSGEEKISCTNDGLHIKNLLQNQRTASDESLEDDSLGSIFATVAGSNVMHFGAVKNTSISAKELSLKSECCNVSDGTGGRSSFVDAITDPASIEPFSDDNTIEFHQETINSIHESRPNSGHDKAKSALATNNNKYGVGHSGKSHPCILSPSTIAFSDEWLAAIEAAGEQILTKKGGAVQNSPPDKLLPEPSPWSPVKKNNQIGPFDCTKFSNNLH
- the LOC140835189 gene encoding uncharacterized protein isoform X1 — encoded protein: METMPFELKNRTPSDKSSEIVAGLASPSPASNEGSCCKENININKSETSKLNMEPLQMKRKKRGGGYNLRKSLAWDRAFFTEEGVLDPLELSMITGASRRELPVIDEGAPGGSQPTTEPLDLQQHENYQLKVLKNEGLSEERIRDCFSAKAHSSSSKLASHKVSTRFGRKSVSRYGESPHPVPSSLKRPATVNAGKAAAKGLKLPKVPGSVTCFSSIRATKSSTLRVNHLKHNQITQPGSKISLKSHKNQTATKHSSSQPTCHPELNSGTSSVNRYSSANTSLQLGDKACNSGSKNIAANVNPSGMLHSSESWDQFATFSASSSQIAQSSGRITHLSQNQNMKPSGLRMPSPSLSFFCQPKSSASNSLSSRDADIDARGSQKPGNSRLRDKMIRIPEIVNNITESIKSNSTSICPRSRRFMPSTADVLCDALNIEKMCDKSVDGQTDEKGNNRTISLENVDFLKVDYEIRPQIDNCELEINDENFQVVNRSCTVESLSRGSGWRNLETTAEDNNEIHKSDGKKAVDEACQERITFDVSTTNSDADFGTHLEDETYYKGQKSKMMQGGCKDTCKPDCCKPFVALIDELEYPPIEIDKRCVETMERAIELVGLSGLQRSSCDEGATSEALKHRPTNVRSSDFGSDCQDKKADSIDVIDDKLQAGEANIQDTIFALPIPDSKNKVNLVPEVGDDIKESGKVSLIQDDCLRVELDSPITDEYNTSGGLFSEKRTYFRKPQQEEIVETHPSVGLDRNDRNNLNETNMDSHQTLVEKHDCNSDKVEVIEQSLTDAEVDFVGNSPTLIHKTSNLDGIYVCKASYFELDIPSRETMQSEVSANGSGDDGNYLRNGKSEKVLLLDPANGNMSEALYLDNGTLEIDLCSSFPKTNDHEVSKNMYNEVTKAMPLIKDDCQMNRKGSSLSPQEGGFDIDNQRNISDSRNMLAQPPETNKLNECCIERWEHLELPKFRSGEEKISCTNDGLHIKNLLQNQRTASDESLEDDSLGSIFATVAGSNVMHFGAVKNTSISAKELSLKSECCNVSDGTGGRSSFVDAITDPASIEPFSDDNTIEFHQETINSIHESRPNSGHDKAKSALATNNNKYGVGHSGKSHPCILSPSTIAFSDEWLAAIEAAGEQILTKKGGAVQNSPPDKLLPEPSPWSPVKKNNQIGPFDCTKFSNNLH